One region of Quercus lobata isolate SW786 chromosome 2, ValleyOak3.0 Primary Assembly, whole genome shotgun sequence genomic DNA includes:
- the LOC115972193 gene encoding probable leucine-rich repeat receptor-like protein kinase At1g35710, with amino-acid sequence MASKVSISVVVVSWVLCVFMHSTNMFIAAASVAASESSLEAKALRESGWWTHQSNETSLNHCEWNEIICNDDGSVTEIDMGGIYLGDNIIRKFNFSSFPNLVRLYLWNTGLRGSIPQQIGTLSKLTILDLSSNNLTGHFPLFLTNLTQLETFYISENLINGHIPEELGNLKNLQVLDLSYNKLTGSIPSTLGLLINLWGLGLYSNMITGSIPDKLGDLKNLKALLLGNNKLTGLFASALHIFTDLHNMTGLYLDSNQFNGSIPLEIGNMKSLTYLNLSNNNIFGEIPSTIGHLTNLSYLSLSWNQISGSIPVEIANCSLLANLQHSPLSC; translated from the exons ATGGCTTCCAAAGTTTCCATTTCCGTTGTGGTAGTATCATGGGTCCTTTGTGTCTTCATGCATTCCACAAATATGTTTATTGCAGCTGCCTCGGTGGCAGCATCTGAATCATCACTAGAGGCGAAGGCTCTGCGGGAGAGTGGGTGGTGGACTCATCAGTCCAACGAAACGTCCTTAAATCATTGCGAGTGGAATGAAATTATATGCAATGATGACGGAAGCGTCACAGAGATTGACATGGGTGGGATCTATCTGGGAGATAATATTATTAGGAAATTCAACTTCTCTTCCTTCCCAAATTTAGTCCGTCTTTATCTTTGGAATACTGGACTTCGAGGGAGCATCCCTCAACAGATAGGTACTCTTTCAAAACTCACCATCCTAGATCTTTCCAGTAATAATCTTACAGGTCACTTCCCTCTTTTTCTCACGAACCTCACTCAATTAGAAACTTTTTACATTTCCGAAAATCTAATCAATGGGCATATTCCCGAAGAAttgggaaatttaaaaaatcttcAAGTATTAGATCTGAGTTATAACAAACTCACAGGATCAATTCCTTCAACTCTGGGCCTTTTAATTAATCTCTGGGGTTTGGGTTTGTATTCTAATATGATCACTGGTTCCATACCCGACAAATTGGGAGATTTAAAAAATCTTAAAGCATTACTTCTGGGAAATAACAAACTCACAGGACTATTTGCTTCAGCTCTACACATTTTCACCGATCTCCACAATATGACAGGTTTGTATCTTGATTCAAACCAATTCAACGGCTCCATTCCCCTAGAAATAGGCAACATGAAGAGTCTTACATACTTGAACCTCAGCAATAACAACATCTTTGGTGAAATCCCTTCCACTATAGGTCATTTAACTAATTTGTCCTATTTGTCCCTTAGCTGGAATCAAATCAGTGGTTCTATTCCCGTAGAAATAGCTAATTGCTCTTTATTGGCCAACTT GCAGCATTCCCCTTTATCTTGTTAA